In the genome of Dyadobacter fermentans DSM 18053, the window TGTATTGTTGCCTGCTATTCGTCATCCTCGCGCTCGGGACATTTGGATTGGTATTCTTCGGTGCGCGGTACAAAGGCGCTGAAAACCTGCTGGTGACGCGCAACATTTCGGATACCAATGTAACGATGGCCTATTTTATCCTGGTATGGCCCTTTGCTGTTCGCTATGCCAGCCGGATGAAGCTTCCGCTGCTGGCAACCTCGCTGCTGGTAATGCTCTTCGCCGGTGTGGTGGTACTGTCATTTTCGCGGGGTGCAGTGCTCATCGTCGGGCCTTATGTGGCTGGTACGCTATTCATAATGGGCAGGTTCAGACACCTGCTCTGGTTCACGACTTCGGGAATTGCCTTATACCTCGGCTCCGACCATTTGACCCGCCTTCTCGACGTCGATCTGGCCTATTCCTGGCAACTTCGCTTCGCGGATTTCCCGGTGACGAAGCCTGGAATGGACGGTTTGCATGCAATCAGCGGCCGGGCGGAGATTCGGAAGCTTGCCTATTCGCTGTTCCTGGAAAGCCCGCTCTACGGGCATGGGATAGCGAGTTTTGAAGTGCTCGGCCCCGGCTACCGCGAGGCGCATTCGATGTTTTTCACGATGCTTGCGGAGCAGGGATTGATCGGTACGCTGTATTTGTACGCGGTGCTGCTGGCACTAGGGCGTCAGTTGTTACAAATGGCGCGCGTTGGCACTGAATACTGGCCATTCCTCATGGCGTTTGGTGCCTATTTGCTGTTTAATCACGCCGTCGGGACGGTTTTTGTCATTATTCCTTCGAAAAGCCTGACGGTCAACTGCATTGCGCCGCTGCTGCTGATCTGCCTGTATTACTATTCGAAAAGCCTTTGCCAAAAGCTTGGGTCAGATGGCTAGCATCCTCATCATCGGCAGAATCCCGCCGCCCGTCGGGGGTGTGGCGGTGCATGTGAAAAGGCTGACCGACAGCCTGCGGCGGCAAGGTTTCCCGTTTGAATTTTACGACTACGGGAAAGAACCGCTTTTTAGCCTATTGCTGAAAATCCTGCGGCATCCGGTCATTCATATTCATTTCTCAAATCCTCGCGCACAGCTGATTTTTGCAGTTTTCTGCAAGCTCACATTCAAGAAACTGATCATCACCTATCACGGCTGCTGGGGAAGATACGGTTGGTTGGGAAACTATGCCGTGAGGTTTTCAGCGCGGCTCGCGCACCTACCCATTGTGCAGGAGCACACCAGCCTGAAACAGGCACTGCGCCAGAACCCGCGTGCGTGCGAGATATCGACTTACATCTACGATGTGCATGTAGAACCGCTTCCGGCCGAATTGCAGAACGAGGTATGGCTCCTCCGAACGCATTATAAAGCCATATTTTGCACCAATGCCTGGAATGTCACTTTCGATAAGTACGGGCGGGAGATTTACGGGATTTCGGAGCTTATCGCCCGGTTTGAGGGCCAGCCCGAATTTCTGCTGCTCATTTCCGATCCTTCGGGAAACTACCGTTCATACATTGAAACAAGCTACCCGCACATTCCTGGCAATGTGTTTTTCATTACCGGCCTGCATGATTTCAGAAGCGTACTGCTGCATTCCGATGCATTCATCCGAAACACCACGACCGACGGCGTATCGCTTTCCGTGCATGAAGCGCGGGAGCTCGGCATTGCGGTTCTAGCCTCGGCAGCTGTGGCACGACCGCCGTTTTGCTACGTTTTTGAAGATTTTTCGAAAACAGATTTGGAGAAAAGCCTGGAAGAAGCCCGGCGGCTCATTACCCTTCCCGGCGAGATGAACAATACCGTAGCTGAGCTCACAGCGCTGTATCGGTCCGTTCTGAATGTGCGCTAATTTTCTGATAATCAGTATAAAAAACAAAGGCATAGAAAAATTTCCATGCCCTGTTTCACACTATACACACACTATATTTTTAATATCTATATATCGCTCAGATAAAAGTTCGAGTTGGATTTCAGTACCGCAAAATAACAAACTAAAGTGATCAGAAAAAAACTTTAGATTGTGAATTTCTAAATTCTAATGAGAAAATAATGGACATTTTCCGAAAAAAATCAGAGCCAATTTCGGCGGCACTCAAAAATATCGAAAATTGGCGTAATAATTGCTGAAACTCCGCCACCTGATTATTTTCGTGTCACAAACACTCGCAACTCATTCATGGAATCACTTTTCACCACCGGCGCACCAGCCAGTATGCTGATAATAACCGTGTTGCAAGTGATCCTTAATCCAGACAACGTAATTTCTACCATAATTGTTTCGAAGGTGTTCCCGCTTCATCCGAGCGGCTTGATGCACGCTCCGGGCAAAATCGGCGATTTTGTAAATTATCGCCCTTCGATCCAAATTTTAACGCTCTCATTTTTGTTGATAATTGGTACCCTGCCAGTGGCAGAAGCTTTCCAAAACTATGCGCATTAATCCCGAAACCGTCGAAAGAATCAAGCACGCCGCAGATATTGTGGAGGTCGTAGGGGATTTTGTGTCATTGAAGAAGAAAGGTGCTAACTATTCGGCCTGCTGCCCTTTTCACAATGAAAAAACGCCGTCGTTCAACGTCAACCCCGTAAGGCAGATCTACAAGTGCTTTGGCTGCGGCGCGGCGGGCGATTCCATCAAGTTTGTGATGGACATCGATGGCATCGGCTACGGCGAGGCGCTGCGGTATCTGGCCGGCAAGTATAATATTGAAGTCGAGGAGGAAGAGCTTACCGACGAGGAAACACTCCGGCAGAATGCGCGGGAAAGCTTGTACATCATCCTCAATTTTGCCAAAAATTACTACCAACACCAGCTTCACCATAGCGATGAAGGCCAGGCGATCGGTCTGAGCTATTTCCGTGAGCGTGGTTTTACGAGTGAAATCAGGAAAAAATTCGAGCTCGGTTACAGTCTCGACAACTGGGATTCCTTTTCAAAAGAAGCATTGGAAAAGGGCTATTCCGCTGAAATCCTCGAAAGGGCGGGATTGCTCATTCACAAGGAAGGCAGCCACACGGCCGGCTACGACCGTTTCCGCGGGCGGGTTATTTTCCCGATCCATAATATAGCCGGGAAAACGATCGCATTCGGCGCCCGGATTTTAAAAACCGACAAGAACCAGCCCAAATACCTCAACTCTCCCGAAACGGAGGTTTACCATAAAAGTGAGGTCCTTTACGGCATTTACCAAGCCAAAAACGCGATCCGCCAACTTGAACATTGCTACCTCGTCGAAGGCTATACCGATGTGATTTCACTGCACCAGGCGGGCATTGAAAACGTGGTCGCGTCTTCGGGAACGTCGCTGACGGTCGAGCAGATCAGGCTTATCGGCCGGTTTACGCCCAATATCACGATTCTTTATGACGGTGATATGGCGGGGATCAAGGCGGCGCTGCGCGGTCTGGATCTGGTGCTGGAAGAAGGTTTGAATGTAAATGTCGTCCTTTTCCCTGATAACGAAGACCCCGACAGCTATGTCCGCAGAGTGGGTGCGGAGGCTTTTAAGGCACACCTCAAAAGTGCGTCGAAGGACTTTATCACTTTCAAAACGGAAATCCTGTTGCAGGATGCCGGCAACGACCCATTCAAGCTGGCGGCTGTGATTCAGGAGGTTGTGAACAGCATTGTAAAGATTCCCGATGCTATCAAACGGCAGGTGTTTTTCCACCGGACGTCGGAAATGATGCGGGTGGATGAGCAGATGCTGATCACGGAGGGCAATAAACTACTCCGAAAACAGCATTCGGCCAAACCGGCGGAGAGGCCGCGGCAGTCAAATGCGGGGGGCCAGGGTTCTGCCGGGACAAGAGGGCCCGAATTTGATGGGCCGCCGGATCTGGATGCATTGTTCAGCGACGGTTTCGGACCATTCGGCGGTGAGCCGGATGATAACCCATTCGTGCCGACCGAACACGCGCCGGAAGCGTTCCAGCGTACCAAGCTGCATTACCAGGAAGAAGCCTTTGTGCGCCTGCTCGTGGTGCACGGCGCGCGTGAGCTGGAGCCAACCATTACCGTTTGCCAGTATGTATTGGGCCAAATTGAAGGAATTGAGCTGAAAGATCCCGTTTACAGCCATTTACTGAACTTGTTCCGCGAGAATTTTGGCAAAAACAATGTCCTCACAACCGACTATTTCCTGCAACATCACGAAGCGGAAATCAGGAACCTGACGATCGAATGGCTGACGCAGAAGCACGAATTGAGCGAGTTATGGAAGGAGAAATACGAGATTTATGTACCTTTTGAAACCGATGTACTCGACAGGACCGCCTTCAACAACATTTTGAGGCTCAAAAAGGCATTTGTAGAAGAAAAAATGAAGACCTGCATCCAAAACATGGCCCAGGCCAAAACCGGCGAAGAGCAGGATGCCATCATGAATGAATACCAATTCTATAAAGGAATCAGCATGGCCGCCGCCAAGGAATTGGGAAGCGTAATCGGATAACCAACCTAAACATCGCTGTTATGAAAAACGCATTGGCCATTCTGTGTGCCGCTTTGTTGCTTACCGCGTGTAATCCTTCTTATAAACTCCTCAAAGTGGAGAAGGAAGATTCTTTCAAGCTCTCCGACTACCCCACCTACGGCTTTTTCGACATCGAAGCGCAGGGCGACACCGTTTCAGGAAATTTTGAAAAGAATGTGGGCATTATCAAGGAAGCCATCGCCAAAAACCTGCAAGCCAGAGGATTGGACGAAGCCCGCGACCCGAGCCTGAAAATCAATATTGCATTGAATGTAAAGGAGCAGCTGCAAACCCGGCAGACTGATTTCCGTACCGACGGCCTGCCGCGCTACATGGGCCAGCGGCGCTATTCATGGAAAAGCGAGGAGATCGTAACCGGCAAATACCGCGAAGGCACCATCGTGATCGACCTCGTGGATGCGGCGAATAACCGGATGGTGTGGCAGGGCGGCGCCGGCGGCATTATCCCGGAGAAAACGAAGAATTTTACCGAAGATATCAATCAGGCAATCAGCGAAGTAGTTGCCAAAATCCCCTGACAGGCCAGCAAAAAGGGTCGCTTCCCGGTGAGAAACAACCCTTTTATAATGTCGTGAATATCGGAGTTACTAAGCATTGTTGTTAACTACGCCGCGCGCTTTTTCAGTCACGTTATCGGCTACGCCATTTGCTTTTTCTTTTGCGGTATTTACATTTTTGAGGAACCCATCTTTGAGTTTGTCGGCTAGGTGCGACAGCTCTTCAAGGCTTTTTTCATACGTATCCTTTGCATTTCCGCCAAGGTCATTTGCCTTATTTTTGATCAATTTCCGGGTTTCTTTACCGTTTTTGGGAGCTACCAAAAGGCCAATCGCGATGCCTGTCAACAGTGCCCCGATCGAGCCAATCAAAAATTTTTGGTTCTTGTTCATACGAATTCCCTATTTTGTGTTGATAATACATTACACCTGAAAATAACAAAATACTGTGCCACTTCGCAAGCCAGCGCGCCGATTTTCTATGAACGGCTTCTTCATCGTCTCTCTTTTGACGGCACTTATGATGACAATGGGCGAAAGCTACGCGCAATGGAAAGTCATCGACATTAAAACGAAGATCCATATGCGTGCGGTACATGCCGTATCGCCTACAATCTGCTGGATCGGCGGTACGCAAGGCACTGTTTTGAGGACGACGGACGGCGGCCATACCTGGACCACCTTTAAAGTCGCCGGCGCCGACTCGCTCGACTTCCGCGACATTCACGCCTTCGATAAGGATGTGGCGATCGCCATGAGTGCCGGGGAATCGGAGAAGGACAAAGCTAAAATTTACAAGACCGACGACGGCGGCCAGAGCTGGAAGCTTGTGTACCAAACTACACAAAATGGGGTTTTTCTGGATGGAATCGACTTTTGGGATAAAAATAAAGGCATTTGCCTCGGCGATCCAACACAGGGACGACTCTTCATTTTGACAACCGAGGACGGCGGAAATTCCTGGCAGGAACTCCCGCTCGACAAGCGCCCGGCCGCCGAACCCGGCGAGGCCTGCTTCGCTGCGAGCGGCACGTCTATTCTTGTAAACGGCAAGGGCAATGCATTCATCGGAACCGGCGGAAGCAAAATGGCCCGCGTTTTCCGCACGGAAGATTACGGCCAAAGCTGGCAGGTGTCCGCTACCCCATTACCCGCCGGGCCTACTGCCGGTATTTTCGGGTTAAGGTTTTGGTCCAAAAAGAATGGCATTGCTGTGGGCGGTGACTATAAAAAAACTACCGATTCGACCCAAAACGTACTTGTGACGAACGACGGAGGCATTACCTGGACTTTATCCGGCATGACCAAACCCGCCGGTTTGAAAGAATCCGTAGCCGTTTACCACAAAACCAACGCCACCTGGAACGGCGACACGCAGATCCGCTCCGACAACTATGCATTGGTTGCGTCGGGCCCGTCCGGCAGCAGCGTTTCCCTGGATCGTGGGAAAAGCTGGATCCTGCTCGGCACGGAAGGTTTCCACTCGCTCAGTTTCGCCGGAAATGTGGGCTACGGCGTCGGAGCGAATGGTTTAATCGGGAAAATCGAAAAGATTTCTTCCAAAAAGAAAAAGAAGAAGCTGGTGCTTGTGGACCAATAAAGTCATAGTTTTCATTCGTGTCCATTCGTGTCTTCGTGGCATTCTAAATCCGGTCAATGAGCTCATTCACTTTACGAACTTCGCGGCCAGCCAGATGATCAGCGATAGCAGCCGCGTGCTCACGGCCATTTTCAATAAACACCTTTTCGGTAAACACACCAGCCAGTACAGTCCCGCACAAATACAGCCCCGGCACATTGGTTTCGAAGGTTTCTGAATCATATTCCGGCACTTTGGTCAGCGGATCGAGCGTGACGCCGCAGCGAGCAAGCAAATGCTCGTCGGGCAGGTAACCTACCAATAGAAAAACGAAATCGGCCGGTAACCATTCCTGATCGCCCGTTTCCACATTTTCAATGAGCATGCGCCCGGGTTCGATCGCCCGCGTCACGGAGTTGAAGCGCGTGTGGATTTTGCCCTCTCTCACCCGGTTTTTTACGTCGGGCACGAGCCAGTATTTCACTTTGGTACGGAAATCGGCCTCTTTGTGCACGATCGTCACCTTGGCATCATGGCGATAGAGCTCCAAGGCCGCTTCTACCGACGAGTTGGAACCGCCTACCAGCACCACATTGGTGTAGGAGTATTTAAATGGCTCATCATAATAATGTGAAACATGCGGCAGGTTCTCGCCCGGTACATTCAGCATGCGCGGCACGTCGAAATAGCCCGTTGCCAGGATCACATTCTTGGACTGAAAAACCTGACCGTCATTGGAATAAGTCAGAAAAGTACCGTCGGCCTGCTTTTCGGAACGGTCGACGTCCACGAAGAGTTTAAAGTTCAAATGGTAGTAACCGGCTACCTTGCGGTAATATTGCAGGGCTTCGTTGCGGTTGGCCTTCACGTCGGAAATCGCGAACGGAATGCCGCCTATTTCGATATTTTCAGCGGTAGAGAAGAATTTCATGCGCCGCGGGTACCGGCGGATGGATTCGGTGAGGTTGCCTTTTTCGAGGATCAGGTAGTCGAGCCCGCTTTTGGCCAGCTCCACCCCCATTGCGAGGCCGCACGGGCCGCCGCCGATTATGATTGCGTCGTAAATGTGCATTGTATGGGCTGACGACCCTTTTGCTTGCGGCCGCCACTAGTCTTTTAACCCTCTAATTTAGCTATTGGTTTCTGAACTTTGTAAATTAGCTAACTGTTCAGAAAGTCTGATAATACCACTTTTTAGCTTGGAAAACGCGGCCGGCGATTTTACGAAGAAACTGAATGAATGGGGCAAAGCGAAAACCCCGTTCTTTTTTTTGGTGGACTACCTATTCCAAAACCCGCAGGCCTGGAAGCTCGAAGACGTCGACCCGAATGAGATTCTTTTTAGCTTGAACGGGTTTACCAATGATCATTCGGCATTCCGCAGCGAGCTGCCGGAGCACATCCAGTTCGATAGGCGCCCGCTTCCCTTCGAAGCGTACGAGCCAAAATTCAAATGCGTGCTCAACCATCTGAATGCAGGCAACTCATTTTTGGTAAATCTATCGATCCCTACGCCGGTTGAAACCAACCTTTCGTTAAAACAGATTTTCCAGCACAGCGAGGCGCCTTACCGGCTGCTTTTCCAGGACCGGTTTGTCTGCTTTTCTCCCGAAATATTCGTCCGCATCCGGGGCAACCGCATTGCCTCATTTCCGATGAAAGGCACCATTGACGCTTCCGTCCCAAATGCGGAGCAGGTAATTCTCTCGGATCACAAAGAGGCCGCCGAGCACGCCACGATCGTGGATCTGATCCGGAATGATTTGAGCATGGTCGCTGAAAAGGTGTGGGTGGAGCGCTACCGCTATATCGATCGCATTCAGACTTTTGATAAAACCCTTTTACAGGTCAGTTCGGAGATAGCAGGGACATTACCGGCCACTTTCGATGGCCACTACGGCGATTTGCTGCAAAAACTGTTGCCCGCCGGTTCTATTACCGGTGCGCCGAAACCGCGCACGCTGGAAATCATTGAAGAAGCCGAGCAATACCAGCGCGGCTATTACACCGGTGTAATGGGCTATTTTGATGGGCATAACTTCGAAAGTGCGGTGATGATCCGCTTCATCGAACAGGAAAAGGATGGTTTGGTTTTCAAAAGCGGCGGCGGCATTACCGCATTAAGCAATGCCGAAAGCGAATATCAGGAAGTGATCAATAAAGTATATCTCCCATTTAGCCACGCCCCGCATGCTGTGCCTTGAAACGATCTGCATCGAAAACCGCGAACTCAAAAACCTGTCCTACCACGAAGCCCGGCTGAACAAAACGCGGCGGGAATTGTGGGGTTACGAGGATGAATGGGATTTGAATGCATTGCTGAAAGTACCCGATCATGTGACCGAAAGCATGCACAAATGTCGCGTGGTGTACAGCAAAGGTATCGATAAGATTCAGTGGGAGCCCTATTCGCCGAGGGCGATCCGCAAAATAAGGCGGGTTTATGACGATGAAATTGACTACCGATACAAATACGACAACCGCGACGCGCTGAACACGCTCTTCGCGCAGCGCGGGGATGCAGACGAAATCCTGATCATTAAAAACGGGCTGGTAACGGACTCCAATTATTGCAACGTCGCGTTCTTCGACGGCACGCGCTGGCTTACACCCGCGAGCCCGCTCCTGCCCGGCACGCGAAGGGCGCATTTGCTGGATGAAGGCATTATCCAAACTGCCGAAATCCGTGAAAGCGACATTGCGAAATTCAGCCGGATACGGCTTTTCAATGCCATGGTGGACTGGGCGCATGCCGCTACGCTCGATGTGTCGTTGATTGCTTGACCACAAATTGCGAACTTGCGCCCGAATTAACGATTTGAATCCATGACCTCCTTATTCGAGGAAGAAATCACCCTTTTTGCCGATTTGATCCTTCCGGTACCGATCCCGAACCTGTTTACCTACCGGGTGCCGCGGGAAATGGCGTCGCTGATCAAGGTGGGGGCGCGGGTGATCGTGCAATTTGGGCAAAAGAGGGTCATAACAGCCGTGGTAGCGCAGCTGCATTCCAACCCGCCGGTGAAATACCAGGCAAAATACATTCTGGAATTGCTCGACGAGCAGCCGATTGTGACCCAGCAGCAGCTCGAACTCTTTGCCTGGGTGGCCGAATATTACCTCTGCAATATCGGCGAAGTGATGAATGTGGCGCTGCCTGCCGGTTTGAAAATCACCAGCCAGTCGCGCATTCAGTTAAATCCCGAGTTTGAACACGAAGATTTGCTGACCGACCAGGAACAGCTGGTTGTGGAAGAGATTAAAAAGCATCAGACGCTTTCGTATGAGGAAGTCGAAAGGCTTTTGCAAAAATCGAATATCACTTCGATCATCAAATCGCTCGTCGGGAAGCGGGCGGTTATTTTATATGAGGAGGTAAAAGAGCGCTACAAGCCGAAAGTGGCGAAAAAGATCAGGCTGACGGCCGCTTATACGACCAACGAAGCGCTGTCGAAGCTCGCCGCGGACCTCGACAAGACGCCCAAGCAGCAGGAAATCCTGTTGAAATACCTCAGTTTTATCCCGGTTTACAACAATCCTGAGTTGAATTATAAGGGCCTGGACAAAAGCATTTTCAGTCAGGACGATACCATTTCGGATGCTTCTTTGAATACTCTCATCAAAAAGGGCATTTTTGAGCAGTTCGAAGTTTTCGTCTCCCGCTTTGACGACATTCCGGCCGGCAACATGGGCACCATTACGCTCACGGACACCCAGCAAGAAGCCTTCCGCCAGATCCACGAGCTATTTGCGGAAAAAGAAGTGGTGCTGCTGCATGGCATTACCGGCTCAGGCAAAACCGAAGTGTATATCGAACTGATCAAACAAGCGCTCGAAAGCGGCTCTCAAGTCTTGTTTCTACTTCCTGAAATCGCATTGACCACGCAGATCGTTGTGCGGCTTCGGAAGGTTTTCGGCGATGTGATGGGCATTTACCATTCCAAATTCTCAGATAATGAGCGCGTGGAAGTGTGGAAGGGCATTCTGGACGGCAAGTTCCAGTTTGTGGTCGGTGTGCGCTCGGCGATATTCCTGCCGTTTGATAATCTTGGATTAGTTATCGTCGACGAGGAACACGAAACATCCTATAAACAACACGACCCGGCGCCGCGCTACAATGCACGCGATGTAGCGGTGATCATGTCGTACATGCACAAAGGCAAAACGCTGCTCGGTTCAGCGACGCCTTCGCTGGAAAGCTATTTTCATGCCCAAAGCGGCCGGTATGGATTTGTGCAAATGAAGCAGCGCTACGGAAATGCGGCATTACCGCGTTTTGAGCTGATCGACACCAAGAAGGAAAAGCGCCAGAAGCAGATGAAGAACGAGTTTTCTTCCGTTCTGCTAAGCCATTTGGAATACAACCTTAAAAACAAAGAGCAAACCATTCTCTTCCAGAACCGCCGCGGCTACTCCCCTTACCTGCAATGCGAGGAATGCAACTGGATTTCGGAATGCGCGAATTGCGACGTAAGCCTCACATACCACATGAAGGCGCGGGAGCTCCGCTGCCACTATTGCGGACATAAGGAGGAAGTGCCGCGCACCTGCCCGCATTGCGGCTCGCCGAAAGTAAAAACGATGGGTTACGGCACGGAGAAGATCGAGGAGGAAATTAATGTAATGTACCCCGAGGCGCGCGTGCAGCGCATGGACCTCGACACGACGCGCGCTAAAAATGCCTATCAGCAAATCATTTCCGATTTCGAGGAAGGCGGGATTGACATTTTGGTGGGGACGCAAATGGTGAGCAAAGGCCTCGACTTCGACAATGTGAGCGTCGTAGGCATTTTCGATGCCGACCGCATTATCCATTTCCCCGAATTCCGCGCTTCGGAACGGGCGTTCCAAATGCTGACGCAGGTGAGCGGGCGCGCAGGCAGGCGGGCCGACAAGCCGGGGAAAGTGCTCATCCAAACGGCCAACCCCTCGCAGCCGCTGCTCGAAAAGATCATTAATAACGATTACGAGGGAATGTACGAGGCCGAAATCGCCGAGCGCGAGAAATTCAGCTACCCGCCATTTACCCGGCTGATCAAGGTTACGGTGAAGCATATCGACGAAGGAACCGCCCTCCGCGCAGCCAAAGTACTGGCCGAAAAACTGACGTCGCATTTGGGCGCCAGCAGGGTTCTGGGGCCGCAGCCGCCGCTGGTCGAAAGAGTAAGAAATCAGTTTTTGTTCGATATTCTCATCAAACTTGAACGAGAAAAGATTAATTTTAAGGCGGCAAAGTCATTTATACAGGAAAAAGTAATTGACACTCTGACTGACAAGACGCTAAAAAGCATCCAGGTCGTGATTGACGTGGATTGTTTATAAAACATCATTTTTACTGCACATTAACTTTATGTCTTCCAAAAAAACCAGAATTGTTGCAACCGTAGGCCCTGCCTCGGAATCGAAAGAAACGTTATATGCATTGGCCAAAGCAGGAGTGAACGTGTTCCGTCTCAACTTCTCCCACGGCACCCACGCCGACCACCTGCAAAGACTCACCAATATCCGCGAGATCAACGAAGAGCATGGCCTTAACCTCGCCATTCTGCAAGATTTACAAGGGCCGAAAATCCGTATCGGTCTGGTAGCTGAGAAGGACGGCGTTCTGATCGAGGCAGGCAAAAAACTGATCCTTTCCAACACCGAGGTGCTGGGTACTGCCGAGAAAGTGAGCACACCTTACGACGGGATGTACAATGATGTGAAGATCGGTGACCGCGTGTTGATGGATGATGGTAAACTGGAAGTGCTGGTAACCGGCATCGAAGGATCGGATGTGATCACGGAGGTGATTTATGGCGGTTATCTGAAATCTAAAAAAGGTGTTAACCTGCCAAATACAAAGGTTTCGATGCCTTCGGTAACGCCGAAAGACTGGGAAGACCTGGACTTTGGTCTGGAAAACAATGTAGAATGGATCGCATTGTCGTTCGTTCGCACGGCGGAGGAAATCCTGAAAGTAAAAGAATATATTGCCAACAAAGGCAAATTTGCCCGCGTGGTAGCGAAAATCGAGAAGCCTGAGGCGATCCTGAATATCGACGAGATCATCGAAGCAACAGACGCGATTATGGTTGCGCGCGGTGACCTCGGGGTGGAATTGCCTGCGGAAGAGGTTCCGATGATCCAGAAAATGATTGTGGAGAAATGTAACCGTGCCGGCAAGCCTGTAATCGTGGCTACGCAAATGCTGGAATCGATGATCGAGAGCCCGCGCGCCACCCGCGCCGAGCTGAACGACGTAGCGAACTCGGTACTTGACGGCGCTGACGCTGTAATGCTTTCGGCTGAAACAGCTTCCGGTAAATATCCGATCCTGGCCGTTGAAAGCATGAGCCGCACCATTGAAAAAGTGGAAGCGTCTAGCAAAAGCATTTATTTCAAACACCACGCGGCAGTAAACGACACGCCTGGTGCCTACAAACTGAACGACAATGTGGTAATGAGCGCATGCCGTCTGGCGCGCGATACCCAAGCTGCGGCGATCATCGGCATCACGCGCTCGGGCTACACATCATTCCGCCTGTCGCACCACCGCCCGAAAGCCAACTTGCTGATTTTCACATCCAACAGAATGCTGATGAACCAGCTGGCGCTTTATTGGGGCACCAAGGTATTCTACTACGACCGCGACCAGGGTGTTTCTACCGACGATCTGATCGAAGACATCAAAACTTTCCTCGTTGAAAAAGGCGAGCTGCAAAAAGGTGATGTGTTCATCAATACACTGAGCATGCCGGTTTCAAGACAGCGCAAGACGAATACGGTGAAATTGAGCGTGGTGGAGTAACATCACGGATGTTCATACTACAAGGGCGACGGGATTTGATTCCGTCGCTTTTTTTATGTTATGCCGCCTGCTCATCGAGCGATTGACTTTGCACATTCTACTGAAAATCAGTTATAGATTTTTGTATATTTGATAATGGGCTAAACGATTCAAATCATGATCGCTTCACCAAGACCTGGCTTCGACATTCCTGAAAACGCATTGGAGAAAAGCATTCCGACATCGCTAATCCGCGAGATTATTGATGGGAAGCCTTACTACTACAAAGGCTACCAGGAAGTGCTCGCAGGCAATGTCAATGAAGAAGGTGTCATGGGTTGCAGTATTTTACAATCATTCATCGTCGCTTATCTGGTACGTGTTCTTCTTCGTTCGATCGACGAAGACAGATA includes:
- the pyk gene encoding pyruvate kinase; this encodes MSSKKTRIVATVGPASESKETLYALAKAGVNVFRLNFSHGTHADHLQRLTNIREINEEHGLNLAILQDLQGPKIRIGLVAEKDGVLIEAGKKLILSNTEVLGTAEKVSTPYDGMYNDVKIGDRVLMDDGKLEVLVTGIEGSDVITEVIYGGYLKSKKGVNLPNTKVSMPSVTPKDWEDLDFGLENNVEWIALSFVRTAEEILKVKEYIANKGKFARVVAKIEKPEAILNIDEIIEATDAIMVARGDLGVELPAEEVPMIQKMIVEKCNRAGKPVIVATQMLESMIESPRATRAELNDVANSVLDGADAVMLSAETASGKYPILAVESMSRTIEKVEASSKSIYFKHHAAVNDTPGAYKLNDNVVMSACRLARDTQAAAIIGITRSGYTSFRLSHHRPKANLLIFTSNRMLMNQLALYWGTKVFYYDRDQGVSTDDLIEDIKTFLVEKGELQKGDVFINTLSMPVSRQRKTNTVKLSVVE